From Opitutales bacterium, a single genomic window includes:
- a CDS encoding formylglycine-generating enzyme family protein, which produces MSQGCGCAKGIVTRDGLDFGATTDAAIKDMSGVAQVNSGSTDGMVKLEGGNFLMGCADDDGWPQDGEGPVREVKIDPFWISQTTVTNTEFAEFIDATGYKTESERFGWSYVFFGQLPKSKQRKLKESRSVKGLQWWFGVEGASWKKPEGPGSDIKKRMNYPVIGVTWRDALAYCIWAGVRLPTEAEWEYAARGGTSQQRFPWGDNLVPRGKFMCNTFQGKFPTNNSAADGYAWTAPARSYKPNTYGLFNVVGNVWEWCNDWFDPTWHTTTDYSPNNPRGPQHRTDRKSMRGGSFLCHSSYCNRYRLGARTGNTPDSATTNCGFRVVRDI; this is translated from the coding sequence ATGAGCCAAGGTTGCGGCTGCGCCAAGGGAATTGTAACGCGTGATGGACTCGACTTTGGCGCAACCACTGATGCAGCGATAAAAGACATGTCCGGGGTCGCCCAAGTCAACTCCGGTTCAACTGATGGGATGGTAAAGCTCGAAGGAGGCAATTTCCTTATGGGATGCGCAGACGATGATGGATGGCCCCAAGATGGAGAAGGCCCCGTCCGAGAAGTTAAAATAGACCCATTCTGGATCTCTCAGACGACAGTCACTAACACCGAGTTCGCTGAATTTATTGACGCCACTGGCTATAAAACAGAATCAGAACGCTTCGGATGGTCCTATGTATTTTTTGGCCAGCTTCCGAAGTCTAAGCAGCGAAAGCTGAAAGAATCACGGTCGGTGAAAGGGCTGCAGTGGTGGTTCGGTGTCGAAGGTGCGTCATGGAAAAAGCCTGAAGGCCCAGGGAGCGATATCAAAAAACGGATGAACTATCCTGTCATCGGAGTGACATGGCGTGACGCGCTCGCCTATTGTATCTGGGCCGGAGTCCGGCTACCCACCGAAGCCGAATGGGAATACGCAGCACGCGGAGGCACCTCTCAGCAACGCTTCCCTTGGGGCGACAATCTCGTCCCGCGTGGTAAGTTCATGTGCAATACCTTTCAGGGCAAATTCCCCACAAATAACAGTGCCGCTGACGGCTATGCATGGACCGCACCCGCTCGGTCCTACAAGCCCAACACTTACGGACTCTTCAACGTCGTCGGCAACGTTTGGGAATGGTGCAATGACTGGTTTGATCCAACCTGGCACACGACAACAGACTATTCTCCAAACAATCCCCGTGGCCCTCAGCACCGCACGGATCGAAAATCCATGCGTGGCGGCTCCTTCCTGTGTCACAGCTCATACTGTAACCGCTATCGGCTCGGAGCGCGCACAGGAAACACCCCCGACTCCGCTACAACGAATTGTGGGTTTCGGGTCGTGAGGGATATTTAG
- a CDS encoding MFS transporter: MSTEREQNGLDKRKTFRLDMLRAPFQGFVQEGLMSLALLVAIRYFEGADTAKALIAASGSIGLLLNPLSLSWIARSGQRVSKAASFTLCLSAVALLCSLSAKSLWLFCLCCGLAAIFNVQIFPLILQIYTRNYPANERGKRLSIASIIAGFGAATATYGAGRLLDLHIGTYPMIFVLLAAATLLNAAILRRMPSDRLEVSSVGNPWKSVQLAVTDRVFGFMLSAWMLMGIANLMTLPLRTEYMANPDFAVNATNSEIAFIMVGVPAIARMIASPIWGALFDKVSVIIVRASVNVFFLLSIGIFFNTSSLFWLGFAMACNGIANAGGSITWSLWVTKLAPKDKVAAYMSVHTASTGLRGVMSPFLGFYLLSVLSTAQLSFLGVSLVVLSTLMFVGLVRHPRFRP; this comes from the coding sequence GTGAGTACGGAGAGGGAACAGAATGGACTAGATAAGAGGAAGACTTTCCGGCTCGATATGCTACGCGCCCCGTTTCAGGGCTTTGTTCAAGAGGGCCTAATGAGTCTCGCGCTGTTGGTCGCGATCCGATATTTTGAAGGAGCTGACACGGCGAAAGCATTGATTGCCGCTTCGGGTTCCATCGGTCTTCTACTGAATCCGCTGTCATTGAGCTGGATTGCTCGCAGTGGTCAGCGTGTATCGAAAGCCGCGTCCTTTACCTTATGTTTAAGCGCCGTAGCACTCTTGTGCAGTCTCTCTGCGAAGAGCCTTTGGTTGTTTTGCCTCTGCTGTGGATTAGCTGCCATCTTCAATGTTCAGATTTTTCCGCTGATCTTGCAGATTTACACACGTAACTATCCAGCAAACGAGCGAGGTAAAAGGCTTTCGATTGCTTCAATTATTGCGGGATTTGGTGCTGCCACAGCTACCTATGGAGCGGGCAGGTTGCTCGACCTGCACATTGGTACTTATCCCATGATTTTTGTCCTGTTGGCTGCCGCAACTCTTCTCAATGCTGCTATCCTCCGGCGGATGCCTAGCGATCGCTTGGAAGTTTCAAGCGTAGGCAACCCTTGGAAGAGTGTTCAACTGGCCGTCACCGATAGAGTATTTGGCTTTATGTTATCAGCTTGGATGTTGATGGGGATTGCCAATCTGATGACTTTGCCTCTGCGGACTGAGTATATGGCCAATCCGGATTTTGCCGTGAATGCCACTAATAGCGAGATAGCGTTTATCATGGTTGGGGTCCCTGCAATTGCCCGCATGATCGCATCTCCGATTTGGGGAGCATTATTTGACAAGGTCTCGGTCATTATCGTGCGTGCGTCGGTTAACGTATTTTTTCTCCTGAGTATTGGTATCTTTTTCAACACATCCTCCCTGTTTTGGCTCGGCTTTGCCATGGCGTGCAATGGAATCGCCAATGCAGGGGGATCGATTACTTGGTCCCTTTGGGTGACAAAGCTGGCGCCAAAAGACAAAGTGGCGGCGTATATGAGCGTCCACACTGCCTCTACCGGTTTACGCGGTGTGATGAGTCCATTCCTCGGATTCTATTTACTCAGCGTATTGAGCACAGCTCAGTTGTCGTTTCTCGGTGTGAGCTTGGTTGTTTTATCTACGCTGATGTTTGTTGGTTTGGTCCGTCATCCGAGATTTCGACCTTAA